The following proteins are encoded in a genomic region of Roseinatronobacter sp. S2:
- a CDS encoding sulfurtransferase, protein MLRQTALTLTLAALPTLAFATPQGWSPLLEPDQLAAYLDSDQDIRVIHVTGEFAEGHIPGAAFSPYAEWRGGPNNPGALRAELDYEMEATRVGIEADIPTVIVHAGTNPSDMGAAARVYWTLKSLGVQDLALLNGGFAAWAEAGLPVSTEVTEPAISDFVGEWSDEWYISTAEVAELVESGDARLVDSRPEGFFQGLTWSIARPGTVRGAENLEFSDFFEGNRMVDANRAREIAAQQGLDEAPVTVSFCNTGHWAALNWFALHELAQVENTRLYAESMAEYAESGNSLDNEPSRIAYLWMSTKRWVDGLF, encoded by the coding sequence ATGCTGCGCCAAACTGCATTGACACTGACCCTTGCTGCGCTGCCCACGCTTGCCTTTGCCACCCCGCAAGGCTGGTCGCCGCTGCTGGAACCCGACCAGCTTGCTGCATATCTTGACAGCGATCAGGACATCCGCGTGATCCATGTCACGGGTGAATTCGCCGAAGGGCACATTCCCGGAGCGGCCTTTTCACCCTATGCCGAATGGCGGGGCGGGCCAAACAATCCCGGTGCGCTGCGCGCCGAGCTGGATTATGAAATGGAAGCAACCCGCGTCGGTATTGAAGCCGATATTCCCACCGTGATTGTCCATGCGGGCACCAACCCGTCCGATATGGGCGCTGCTGCGCGCGTCTACTGGACGCTGAAATCATTGGGCGTTCAGGATCTGGCGCTTCTGAACGGGGGCTTTGCTGCCTGGGCAGAAGCGGGCCTGCCGGTTTCCACCGAAGTGACCGAACCCGCCATTTCCGATTTTGTGGGCGAATGGTCGGATGAATGGTATATCTCGACCGCGGAAGTGGCCGAACTGGTCGAAAGCGGCGATGCGCGCCTTGTTGACAGCCGCCCCGAAGGGTTCTTTCAGGGCCTGACATGGTCCATCGCGCGCCCGGGAACCGTTCGCGGTGCAGAAAACCTTGAATTTTCCGACTTTTTCGAGGGCAACCGCATGGTTGATGCCAACCGCGCCCGCGAAATAGCCGCCCAACAAGGGCTGGATGAAGCGCCGGTCACCGTGTCGTTTTGCAACACCGGTCACTGGGCCGCGCTGAACTGGTTTGCGTTACATGAACTGGCGCAGGTCGAAAACACACGGCTTTACGCCGAAAGCATGGCTGAATATGCTGAAAGCGGAAATTCGCTGGATAACGAGCCAAGCCGCATCGCCTATTTGTGGATGTCGACCAAGCGTTGGGTTGACGGGCTGTTCTAA
- the pgi gene encoding glucose-6-phosphate isomerase produces the protein MSVWSELAKNQRFAEGRHILDLFAADDSRASDFSVRLGDMVLDYSKTNIDRGARDLLVQLAQECGVEGRRAAMFGGERINETEGRAVLHVAQRAGDDAVITVDGADVMPQLREIRARAYAFAEDVRQGRYLGQGGAITDVVNIGIGGSDLGPAMATLALAPWHDGPRVHYVSNVDGAHIADTLKGLTPETTLVIVASKTFTTIETMTNARTARDWMAGRVADPAAQFVAVSTAQDKTAAFGIAPERVFGFEDWVGGRYSMWGPIGLGVMLAVGAQNFEAMLRGARDMDQHFCDAPLDRNMPVLLALVGLWHNQICGHATRAVLPYDQRLARLPAYLQQLEMESNGKRVDMAGRDLDRQSGPVVWGEPGTNGQHAFYQLIHQGTRVVPCEFLLAAQGHERDLAHQHKLLVVNCLAQSEALLQGRSLQDARALMAAKGLDGDELDRQARHRVFPGNRPSSTLIYPQLTPFTLGQIIALYEHRVFVEGVVLGINSFDQWGVELGKELAVALAPLLDGDDAAAASKDPSTRQLLDYLRAHQNG, from the coding sequence ATGAGTGTGTGGAGCGAGCTGGCAAAGAATCAGCGATTTGCGGAAGGGCGGCATATTCTGGATTTGTTCGCCGCGGATGATTCCCGCGCCAGCGATTTCAGTGTGCGTCTGGGCGACATGGTGCTGGATTATTCCAAGACCAATATCGACAGGGGCGCGCGTGATTTGCTGGTGCAGCTTGCGCAGGAATGCGGGGTCGAGGGGCGGCGCGCGGCCATGTTCGGCGGCGAGCGTATCAACGAGACAGAAGGGCGCGCCGTTTTGCATGTGGCGCAGCGCGCGGGCGATGATGCGGTCATCACTGTTGACGGCGCGGATGTCATGCCACAATTGCGCGAAATTCGCGCGCGCGCCTATGCATTTGCCGAAGATGTGCGGCAGGGCCGGTATCTGGGGCAGGGCGGCGCGATTACCGATGTCGTCAATATCGGTATTGGCGGGTCCGACCTTGGCCCGGCGATGGCCACACTGGCGCTGGCCCCGTGGCATGACGGGCCACGGGTGCATTATGTGTCCAATGTGGACGGGGCGCATATTGCCGACACGCTGAAGGGGTTGACCCCTGAAACCACGCTGGTGATCGTGGCATCCAAGACCTTTACCACCATCGAGACGATGACCAATGCGCGCACCGCGCGGGACTGGATGGCGGGGCGGGTTGCAGACCCTGCGGCGCAATTTGTGGCCGTGTCGACCGCGCAGGACAAGACGGCGGCGTTCGGGATTGCGCCCGAACGTGTGTTTGGTTTCGAAGATTGGGTCGGCGGGCGCTATTCAATGTGGGGGCCGATCGGGCTGGGCGTGATGCTGGCCGTGGGCGCGCAGAATTTTGAGGCGATGTTGCGCGGGGCGCGCGACATGGACCAGCATTTCTGCGACGCGCCGCTGGATCGCAACATGCCCGTGTTGCTGGCATTGGTGGGGCTGTGGCACAACCAGATTTGCGGCCATGCAACCCGCGCCGTGCTGCCCTACGACCAGCGCCTGGCGCGGCTGCCCGCCTATTTGCAGCAGTTGGAGATGGAATCGAACGGCAAGCGCGTGGATATGGCAGGGCGCGATCTGGACCGCCAGTCAGGGCCGGTTGTCTGGGGCGAACCGGGCACGAATGGCCAGCATGCGTTTTACCAGCTTATCCATCAGGGCACCCGCGTGGTCCCGTGTGAATTCCTGCTGGCGGCGCAGGGGCATGAACGGGATCTGGCGCATCAGCACAAGCTGCTGGTTGTGAATTGTCTGGCGCAGTCAGAGGCGCTGTTGCAAGGCCGTTCCCTGCAAGACGCGCGCGCGCTGATGGCAGCAAAAGGGTTGGACGGGGATGAATTGGACCGGCAGGCCCGCCACCGTGTTTTCCCCGGAAACCGCCCGTCGAGCACGCTGATTTACCCGCAGCTTACCCCGTTTACACTGGGTCAGATCATCGCACTTTATGAACACCGCGTCTTTGTCGAAGGGGTGGTTCTGGGCATCAATTCCTTTGATCAATGGGGGGTTGAACTGGGCAAGGAACTGGCCGTGGCACTGGCCCCGCTGCTGGACGGCGATGATGCGGCGGCGGCGTCAAAAGACCCGTCAACGCGGCAGTTGCTGGACTATCTGCGCGCGCATCAGAACGGCTGA
- the rplM gene encoding 50S ribosomal protein L13, giving the protein MKTYTAKPAEIEKKWILIDAEGIVLGRLASIIAMRLRGKHKATFTPHMDMGDNIIVINADKIQLTGNKRNKPNYWHTGYPGGIKSRTTGQILEGKFPERVVTQAVKRMLPGGPLSRQQMTNLRVYAGAEHPHEAQQPDVLDVRVMNTKNTRSA; this is encoded by the coding sequence ATGAAAACCTATACAGCCAAACCGGCGGAGATCGAAAAGAAATGGATCCTGATTGATGCAGAAGGCATCGTTCTGGGCCGTCTTGCTTCGATCATCGCAATGCGCTTGCGCGGCAAGCACAAGGCAACTTTCACCCCGCATATGGATATGGGCGACAATATTATTGTCATCAATGCCGATAAAATCCAGTTGACGGGCAACAAGCGCAACAAGCCAAACTACTGGCACACCGGCTATCCCGGCGGGATCAAGTCGCGCACCACCGGCCAGATTCTGGAAGGCAAGTTTCCAGAACGTGTTGTGACGCAGGCTGTCAAGCGCATGCTGCCAGGCGGCCCGCTGTCGCGTCAGCAAATGACCAATTTGCGCGTTTATGCCGGTGCCGAGCATCCGCATGAAGCACAACAGCCCGATGTGCTGGATGTGCGCGTGATGAACACCAAGAATACGCGGAGTGCCTGA
- a CDS encoding YeeE/YedE family protein, protein MRRFSVIVLLLGLTGFTFIMAGPRAGLLVLIGLGFGLVLEGLRFGFAGPWRMIVTDRDGRGLIAQFIAIALVAAVAFPLMAANPQELNGAHAPVGLAMILGAFVFGAAMQLVMGCGSGTLINAGSGNLVGLIALAGFIIGSFAGTVHLGWWTDIATLPVISFQGVLGAQGGLIVTLAGLAALVLVTALRAAPGKRLPPARLWWAAALIAALALANLVVAGQPWGIVYGLGLWGAKVAQAGGADLGGIAFWAASGNEERLNASILTDVTSLTNIGLLVGAFAVMRWRSDAGAPAQALTFGTYGWVLLAGVVLGYSARLAFGCNVGAFFSGISTGSLHGWVWLVAAFAGSILGIRLRPHILRPALGRGVAA, encoded by the coding sequence ATGCGCCGGTTTTCCGTGATCGTACTGTTGCTTGGCCTGACAGGTTTCACATTCATCATGGCTGGTCCCCGCGCGGGGCTGCTGGTCTTGATTGGCCTTGGTTTCGGGCTGGTGCTCGAAGGGTTGCGCTTCGGCTTTGCCGGGCCATGGCGCATGATTGTCACCGACCGTGACGGGCGCGGGCTGATCGCGCAGTTCATAGCCATCGCACTTGTGGCCGCCGTGGCATTCCCGCTTATGGCCGCGAACCCGCAGGAACTGAACGGGGCGCATGCCCCTGTGGGACTGGCCATGATCCTTGGGGCCTTTGTCTTCGGGGCGGCCATGCAACTGGTCATGGGCTGCGGGTCGGGCACGTTGATAAACGCGGGCAGCGGCAATCTGGTGGGCTTGATCGCACTTGCGGGGTTCATCATCGGCAGTTTCGCGGGCACGGTGCATCTGGGCTGGTGGACAGATATTGCCACCCTGCCTGTCATCTCATTTCAGGGGGTGCTGGGTGCACAGGGCGGGCTGATTGTCACGCTTGCCGGTCTGGCCGCGCTGGTGCTGGTGACAGCCCTGCGCGCCGCACCCGGAAAACGCCTGCCGCCTGCGCGTCTGTGGTGGGCGGCGGCCCTGATTGCGGCGCTGGCGCTGGCCAATCTGGTGGTTGCAGGTCAGCCATGGGGCATTGTTTACGGGCTGGGCCTGTGGGGGGCAAAAGTTGCGCAGGCGGGCGGCGCGGATCTGGGCGGCATTGCGTTTTGGGCCGCGAGCGGCAATGAAGAACGGCTGAATGCGTCCATTCTGACGGATGTGACATCACTGACCAATATCGGGCTTCTGGTGGGGGCATTCGCGGTCATGCGCTGGCGCAGCGACGCGGGCGCCCCCGCGCAGGCGCTGACCTTCGGCACCTATGGCTGGGTGCTGTTGGCAGGCGTGGTGCTGGGGTATTCGGCGCGGCTGGCCTTTGGCTGCAATGTCGGTGCGTTTTTCAGCGGCATTTCCACAGGGTCACTGCATGGCTGGGTGTGGCTGGTTGCGGCCTTCGCGGGCTCAATTCTGGGGATCAGGCTGCGCCCGCATATCCTGCGGCCGGCACTGGGGCGCGGGGTGGCAGCATGA
- a CDS encoding universal stress protein: MYKHILVTVAYDEGHDAGPSLQVAQTLADVGAQISLIHVMDPPPSFALSYMPEGWRDEMRNAIEADLTTLAGDWDNTAVHVTEGDAAQQILDIAQLQAVDCIVIASHRPGTQGLFLGSTATKVVSRAQCAVHVVRRA, encoded by the coding sequence ATGTATAAGCATATTCTGGTGACTGTCGCATATGATGAGGGCCATGATGCAGGCCCGTCCTTGCAGGTGGCGCAAACACTGGCCGATGTGGGGGCGCAGATCAGCCTGATCCATGTGATGGACCCGCCGCCCAGTTTTGCCCTAAGCTACATGCCCGAAGGCTGGCGTGATGAGATGCGCAATGCCATCGAGGCGGATTTGACCACCCTTGCAGGCGATTGGGACAATACGGCTGTCCATGTCACCGAAGGGGATGCCGCCCAGCAAATTCTGGATATTGCGCAGCTTCAGGCGGTGGATTGTATTGTCATTGCATCGCACAGGCCGGGCACGCAGGGGCTGTTTCTGGGGTCTACAGCAACCAAAGTGGTGTCGCGCGCGCAATGTGCGGTGCATGTGGTGCGGCGCGCATGA
- the murA gene encoding UDP-N-acetylglucosamine 1-carboxyvinyltransferase: MDSIVITGNGPLNGVIPIAGAKNACLTLMPATLLTDQPLTLTNAPRLSDIRTMTELLESLGAEVASLQDGQVLALSSHELSSHRADYDIVRKMRASILVLGPMLARDGHAVVSLPGGCAIGARPVDLHLRALEALGAELDLRDGYVHAKAVGGLRGARFEFPIVSVGATENALMAATLARGTTILENAAREPEIVDLAQCLRRMGAQIEGEGTSTITIQGVSTLGAATHPVVTDRIELGTYMLAPAIAGGSVELLGGRLDLVQAFVDKLNAAGVEVEETPRGLRVTRKSDRLRAVNVSTEPFPGFPTDLQAQFMAAMCTADGESVLEEHIFENRFMHAPELARMGARIDVHGGTARVTGVERLRGAPVMATDLRASVSLILAGLAAEGETVVSRVYHLDRGYERVEEKLGACGARIERVSAP, translated from the coding sequence ATGGATTCAATCGTCATTACCGGCAATGGCCCCCTGAACGGGGTGATCCCCATTGCAGGGGCCAAGAATGCGTGTCTTACGCTGATGCCTGCCACACTGCTGACGGACCAGCCGCTGACGCTGACCAACGCGCCGCGCCTGTCCGACATCCGCACCATGACGGAATTGCTGGAATCACTTGGCGCGGAAGTGGCCAGCCTGCAAGACGGGCAGGTTCTGGCGCTGTCCAGCCATGAGTTGAGCAGCCACCGCGCCGATTATGACATTGTGCGCAAGATGCGCGCATCCATTCTGGTGCTGGGGCCGATGCTGGCGCGTGACGGGCACGCGGTTGTGTCACTGCCCGGCGGGTGCGCCATTGGGGCGCGGCCGGTGGATTTGCACCTGCGCGCATTGGAAGCGCTGGGGGCAGAACTGGACCTGCGCGACGGCTATGTCCATGCCAAAGCGGTGGGCGGGCTGCGGGGCGCGCGATTCGAATTTCCCATCGTGTCGGTGGGTGCTACGGAAAACGCGCTTATGGCGGCCACGCTGGCACGCGGCACCACAATTCTGGAAAATGCCGCGCGTGAACCCGAAATCGTGGATCTTGCGCAATGTTTGCGGCGCATGGGCGCACAGATCGAGGGCGAGGGCACCAGCACAATCACCATTCAGGGCGTGTCCACACTGGGCGCGGCCACCCATCCGGTCGTGACCGACCGGATTGAGCTGGGCACCTATATGCTGGCCCCCGCGATTGCGGGCGGGTCGGTCGAACTGCTGGGCGGGCGGCTGGATCTGGTGCAGGCCTTCGTCGACAAGCTGAATGCGGCAGGGGTGGAGGTCGAGGAAACGCCGCGCGGGCTGCGGGTCACGCGCAAATCCGACCGGCTGCGCGCGGTGAATGTGTCGACCGAACCGTTCCCCGGTTTTCCGACCGATTTGCAGGCGCAGTTCATGGCCGCGATGTGCACGGCAGACGGCGAATCGGTGCTGGAAGAGCATATTTTTGAAAACCGCTTCATGCATGCCCCCGAACTGGCGCGCATGGGGGCACGGATTGACGTGCACGGCGGCACGGCGCGCGTCACGGGTGTGGAAAGGCTGCGCGGCGCGCCGGTCATGGCCACTGATTTGCGCGCATCGGTGTCGTTGATTCTGGCAGGGCTGGCGGCCGAAGGGGAAACTGTGGTCAGCCGCGTCTATCATCTGGATCGCGGGTATGAACGGGTCGAGGAAAAACTGGGCGCGTGCGGTGCGCGGATTGAACGGGTCAGTGCACCATGA
- the zwf gene encoding glucose-6-phosphate dehydrogenase yields MVARVIPVECFDLVIFGATGDLARRKILPGLYRRWKEGQIPEGSAIIGAARSTFSRDEFRTLVQDALTEFLPERELLPANVDSFLDLLDYVAIDARGTDGWDNLVARMRADVVRAFYFSVAPALFGDLAQRLHARGIAHRQSRIVVEKPFGNDLASARALNQILAEYFKEDQIYRIDHYLGKETVQNLMAVRFANILFEPLWNAQFVDHVQITVAETVGVGGRGEYYDKSGAMRDMVQNHMMQLLCLIAMEPPHCFEPDAMRDEKLKVIRALDPVTSAEIVRGQYKGKGDDDYLTECGNPASRTESFIALKLHVSNWRWKGTPFYLRTGKRLKSRASEIAVSFKEPPHSIFGESNQWRENVLVIRLQPDEGMDLRVMIKEPGPGGMRLKDVALDMSFAEALGSDLDIPDAYERLIMDVIRGNQTLFMRGDEVEAAWAWVDPVIGAWEKREDQPEPYEPGSTGPEGALMLMHKDGRRWREIR; encoded by the coding sequence ATGGTCGCTCGCGTCATTCCGGTAGAGTGTTTTGATCTGGTCATATTCGGCGCGACAGGCGATCTGGCGCGGCGCAAAATTCTGCCCGGCCTTTATCGCAGGTGGAAAGAGGGGCAGATCCCCGAAGGGTCCGCGATTATTGGCGCGGCGCGCAGCACCTTTTCGCGTGACGAATTCCGCACCCTTGTTCAGGACGCCCTGACCGAATTCCTGCCGGAACGTGAATTGCTGCCTGCCAATGTCGACAGCTTTCTTGACCTGCTGGATTATGTCGCCATTGATGCGCGCGGCACGGATGGCTGGGACAATCTGGTGGCCAGAATGCGTGCAGATGTCGTGCGCGCGTTCTATTTTTCGGTGGCCCCTGCCTTGTTTGGCGATTTGGCGCAGCGGTTGCACGCGCGCGGCATTGCGCACCGGCAGTCGCGGATTGTCGTTGAAAAACCCTTCGGCAATGATCTGGCCAGCGCGCGCGCCCTGAACCAGATACTGGCGGAGTATTTCAAAGAAGATCAGATCTACCGGATTGATCACTATCTGGGCAAGGAAACCGTGCAGAACCTGATGGCGGTGCGGTTTGCCAATATTCTGTTTGAACCGCTGTGGAATGCGCAATTCGTGGATCATGTGCAGATCACGGTTGCCGAAACGGTCGGCGTGGGCGGGCGCGGCGAATATTACGACAAATCCGGCGCGATGCGCGACATGGTGCAAAACCACATGATGCAGCTTTTGTGCCTGATCGCGATGGAGCCGCCGCATTGTTTCGAACCCGATGCCATGCGCGACGAAAAGCTGAAGGTTATTCGCGCACTCGACCCTGTGACCTCTGCCGAAATCGTGCGCGGTCAATACAAGGGCAAGGGCGATGATGACTACCTGACCGAATGCGGCAACCCCGCGTCGCGGACCGAAAGCTTTATCGCGCTGAAACTGCATGTGTCGAACTGGCGCTGGAAGGGCACGCCGTTTTATTTGCGCACCGGCAAGCGGCTGAAATCGCGCGCGTCGGAAATTGCGGTCAGCTTCAAGGAGCCGCCACATTCGATTTTTGGTGAATCAAATCAATGGCGTGAAAACGTGCTTGTCATCAGGTTACAACCTGATGAAGGCATGGATCTGCGGGTGATGATAAAGGAACCGGGACCGGGCGGCATGCGGCTGAAGGATGTGGCGCTGGACATGAGCTTTGCCGAAGCATTGGGCAGCGATCTGGATATTCCCGACGCCTATGAGCGGTTGATCATGGATGTGATCCGCGGCAACCAGACCCTGTTCATGCGCGGCGACGAGGTCGAGGCCGCCTGGGCCTGGGTTGATCCGGTGATTGGCGCATGGGAAAAGCGCGAGGACCAGCCCGAACCCTATGAACCCGGCTCCACCGGGCCGGAAGGGGCGCTGATGCTGATGCACAAGGACGGACGCCGCTGGCGGGAGATCAGATAA
- the pgl gene encoding 6-phosphogluconolactonase produces MEFHTYPDREMMMLRLAQRISSELGETLRSSGRASLSVPGGTTPGPVFDTLSGAELDWANVAVMLNDERWVDEDSPRSNTRLLRERLLTGRAAAATLVPLYADAPTPEHAMADLTEGVSAHLPISVLLLGMGADMHTASLFPGADNLVQALQKDAPPLMAMRADAAGEPRITLTAPVLKSALRVHILITGAEKRAALERAQKLSPQDAPVACVLDQAQVHWAE; encoded by the coding sequence ATGGAATTTCACACATATCCTGACCGTGAAATGATGATGTTGCGACTGGCGCAGCGCATTTCATCGGAATTGGGCGAAACGCTGCGATCCAGCGGGCGGGCCAGCCTGTCGGTGCCCGGTGGCACCACGCCCGGCCCGGTATTCGACACGCTTTCGGGGGCTGAGCTGGATTGGGCGAATGTGGCGGTCATGCTGAATGACGAACGCTGGGTGGACGAGGACAGCCCGCGGTCGAACACACGCCTGCTGCGCGAACGGCTGCTGACGGGGCGGGCCGCGGCGGCGACACTGGTGCCGCTTTATGCAGATGCCCCCACGCCCGAGCATGCGATGGCGGATCTGACCGAAGGTGTGTCCGCGCATTTGCCGATTTCGGTGTTGTTGCTGGGAATGGGGGCGGACATGCACACGGCCAGCCTGTTTCCGGGGGCTGATAATCTGGTGCAAGCGCTGCAAAAAGATGCGCCCCCCCTGATGGCCATGCGCGCCGACGCCGCAGGCGAGCCGCGCATCACCCTGACCGCGCCGGTGCTGAAATCGGCGCTGCGGGTGCATATTCTGATTACAGGCGCTGAAAAACGCGCAGCCCTTGAACGCGCGCAGAAGCTGTCGCCACAGGACGCGCCGGTTGCCTGTGTTCTGGATCAGGCGCAGGTGCATTGGGCTGAATGA
- a CDS encoding 5'-methylthioadenosine/S-adenosylhomocysteine nucleosidase (Enables the cleavage of the glycosidic bond in both 5'-methylthioadenosine and S-adenosylhomocysteine), with protein sequence MTTTPLAGHRVLFLMAVQAEYGPHLRARFSPVLTGVGPVEAGVVATATLAALQDADGLPDLVVSLGSAGSARLAHCGVYQARAIAYRDMDASPLGFARGVTPFLDAPAEIPLTHQIPDIPQASLSTGGAVISGAMYDAVAQDMVDMESYAVLRACQRFGVPLIALRGISDGKAPLGGLHDWTDYLHIIDEGLAQAVDKLERALDAGAVSLRASH encoded by the coding sequence ATGACAACAACGCCGCTGGCGGGGCATCGGGTGTTGTTCCTGATGGCGGTGCAGGCGGAATATGGCCCGCATCTGCGCGCGCGGTTTTCGCCGGTTCTGACCGGCGTTGGACCGGTCGAGGCTGGCGTCGTGGCCACCGCCACCCTGGCCGCGCTGCAAGATGCAGATGGGCTGCCTGATCTGGTGGTATCCTTGGGGTCGGCCGGGTCTGCACGGCTGGCACATTGCGGGGTGTATCAGGCCCGCGCGATCGCCTATCGCGACATGGATGCATCGCCGCTGGGGTTTGCGCGCGGCGTAACCCCGTTTCTGGACGCGCCTGCGGAAATTCCGCTGACCCACCAGATCCCCGATATCCCGCAGGCCAGCCTGTCCACGGGCGGGGCGGTCATTTCGGGGGCGATGTATGATGCGGTCGCGCAGGATATGGTTGATATGGAAAGTTATGCCGTGTTGCGCGCCTGCCAGCGCTTCGGCGTGCCCCTGATTGCGCTGCGTGGCATTTCGGACGGCAAGGCACCGCTGGGCGGTTTGCATGACTGGACCGACTATCTGCACATCATCGATGAAGGGCTGGCGCAGGCTGTGGACAAGCTGGAACGCGCCCTTGATGCAGGTGCGGTAAGTCTTCGTGCGTCACATTAA
- the rpsI gene encoding 30S ribosomal protein S9, producing the protein MSEDLKTLDDLKSAITPEVDAAPVREPMRDDLGRAYATGKRKDAVARVWIRPGSGKVVVNGKEMGVYFARPVLQMILRQPFQVAGVVDQFDVMATVVGGGLSGQAGAVKHGISKALQLYDPSLRAPLKAAGFLTRDSRVVERKKYGKPKARRSFQFSKR; encoded by the coding sequence ATGTCTGAAGATCTGAAAACCCTGGACGATCTGAAATCCGCCATCACCCCCGAGGTTGACGCGGCCCCTGTGCGTGAACCCATGCGCGATGATCTGGGCCGCGCCTACGCGACCGGCAAGCGCAAGGATGCGGTCGCCCGCGTCTGGATTCGCCCCGGTTCCGGCAAGGTTGTGGTGAACGGCAAGGAAATGGGTGTGTATTTCGCCCGCCCCGTGCTGCAAATGATTCTGCGTCAGCCGTTTCAGGTTGCCGGTGTCGTCGACCAGTTCGATGTAATGGCAACTGTTGTCGGTGGTGGCCTTTCGGGGCAGGCCGGTGCGGTCAAGCACGGTATTTCCAAGGCGCTGCAACTGTATGATCCCAGCTTGCGCGCACCGCTGAAAGCGGCAGGGTTCCTGACCCGCGACAGCCGTGTTGTGGAACGTAAGAAATACGGCAAGCCCAAAGCACGCCGCAGCTTCCAGTTCTCGAAGCGTTAA
- the alr gene encoding alanine racemase has protein sequence MGQAQLHIDLSALQANWTGLDASSGAGVETAATVKANGYGLGVGPVAKALADAGARRFFVAIAEEGAALRAVLGPDLPIHVYGGHMQGDAGLISGANLIPMLNAPEQVQRHRTALPGHPYGVQLDTGMNRLGMEAQDWAALAPDLLAGPCALVMSHLACADDPDHPMNAQQLTQFRRMTDGTGIARSLSATGGVLLGRDYHFDMTRPGIGLYGGQPYGDARAVVRLSIPVIQTRIVTKGETVGYGNSFTAPHDMRVATIAAGYADGIHRALSGKATLWHGVTPCPLIGRVSMDLLTIDVSALDTAPDTLDLLCPHQGVDDIADLIGTIGYEILTSLGQRYNRVYI, from the coding sequence ATGGGACAAGCACAGCTTCATATTGATTTATCCGCCCTTCAGGCCAACTGGACCGGGCTTGACGCATCCTCGGGCGCGGGCGTTGAAACCGCAGCGACCGTCAAGGCCAATGGCTATGGCCTTGGCGTGGGTCCGGTTGCAAAAGCGCTGGCGGACGCGGGGGCGCGGCGGTTTTTTGTGGCCATCGCCGAAGAAGGGGCTGCCTTGCGCGCAGTGCTTGGCCCCGATCTGCCCATTCACGTCTATGGCGGGCATATGCAGGGCGATGCGGGCCTGATTTCCGGCGCGAACCTGATTCCCATGCTCAACGCCCCCGAACAGGTGCAGCGCCACCGCACAGCCCTGCCCGGCCACCCATACGGGGTGCAGCTTGATACCGGCATGAACCGGCTGGGCATGGAAGCACAGGACTGGGCAGCACTTGCGCCTGATCTGTTGGCCGGTCCCTGCGCCTTGGTCATGTCGCATCTGGCCTGCGCAGATGACCCCGACCACCCGATGAATGCGCAGCAACTGACGCAATTCCGGCGCATGACCGACGGGACCGGCATTGCGCGGTCGCTGTCGGCCACAGGCGGCGTGCTGCTGGGGCGGGATTATCATTTCGACATGACGCGCCCCGGCATCGGGCTTTATGGCGGACAACCCTATGGCGATGCACGCGCTGTTGTGCGCCTGTCGATCCCTGTAATTCAGACACGGATCGTCACCAAAGGCGAAACCGTGGGCTATGGCAACAGTTTTACCGCGCCGCATGATATGCGCGTGGCCACCATTGCCGCGGGCTATGCCGACGGGATACATCGCGCGCTGTCGGGCAAGGCAACCTTGTGGCACGGGGTGACGCCCTGCCCGCTGATCGGGCGCGTGTCGATGGACCTGTTGACGATTGATGTCAGCGCACTGGACACGGCACCCGACACGCTGGACCTGCTATGCCCGCATCAGGGTGTCGATGACATCGCGGACCTGATTGGGACAATCGGGTATGAAATACTGACATCACTGGGTCAAAGATATAATAGGGTTTATATTTAA